CCATTTTGCAGCTGCACCGCGCCGCCCTGGTGCCCGCCGAAGCCGAGGCCGCCGGGGGCCCCCAGGTGCGCTACCTGCTGCTGAGCCTGTACGGCTACGAGCAGTACGTGAAAACCTACAAGGGCCAGTTCAGCCCGGCCCACGCGCTGCAATTTGCGGTGCACGACGTCGATTTTCCGCACTCGCTGGCCTACGCCCTGGGCCAGCTCGTGCGCTTCGGCGAGCGGCTGCAAGGCCGCACCGTGCCCGAGCACTACGAGCAAGTACGCTACTTGCTGGGCCGGGTGAAAACCAACGTGGAGTACCACCGCTTCACCCCTGACGACGCGCCCGGCCTCGACGCCTTTTTGCAGCAAACCCACCAGGAACTGCTCGACGTGGGCGATGCTTTTGGCACGTATTACTTTGGGCATAGTTGATTACGCCATTCCTTAAAGGCCGTCATGCAGAGCGCAGCGAAGCATCTTTCCCGCTGACTAATCATTGAATACTGCCGCAGAAAAGATGCTTCGCTGCGCTCTGCATGACGTTCTTTAAGAAATGGTCCTTTGAATCAAGAGCCAACCGCCATCAGCTAATGGCCAAGAGCCTTTAGCCAAAAGCCAACCCCATGCCTTCCTACAAAATCAAGCACCTGACGCGCTACGCCTACGGGGCCCCCGTGACCGACTGCACAAACCAGCTCATGATCTACCCGCTGGCCGACGACCGGCTGGAGGTGAAGAGCCAGGAGGTGGCCGTGACCGGCAGCCCCGACGTGGCCCTGTTTACCGACTACTTTGGCAACCAGGTGGGCGTGTTTTCGCTGGTGGCGCCCCACGCCGAGCTGCGCATCGAGTCGAACGTGGCCGTGGTGACGCACGCCATCCAGTTTCCGATGGACGAGGCCGACGCCCCCACCCAGTGGCGGCACCTGGCCGAGGTGGCGCACGAGGCGGCGTTCATCGACTTCCTGACCGTGGACAACCCGGCGCTGCAAGCCGAAATCCGGGAAGCACTGGTGGGCGTTATCGACCTGAACGACAAGCCGCTTAAGAACGCGCTGGTGCTTTCGGAGTACGTCAACGAGCACTTCCAGTACGAAAAGGGCGTGACGAGCGTGGAAACCCCGACCGAGGAAATCTGGCGGCTGCGGGCCGGCGTCTGCCAGGATTTTACCCACCTGCTGCTGTTTCTGCTGCGCATGCACGGCATCCCGGCGCGCTACGTGAGCGGCTACGTGTGCCCCAAGGACGCGGGGGTGCGCGGCACCGGGGCCACCCACGCCTGGGTGGAGGCCTACATTCCGTTCTACGGCTGGCTGGGGCTGGACTCGACCAACAACTGCATCGTGAGCGACGGGCACGTGCGCATGGCCATCGGCCGCCACTTCGCCGACTGCACCCCCGTGAAGGGCACCTACAAGGGCACCGGGGCCCACACGCTGGAGGTGTCCGTGCACATCGAAAACGGCCACCCGCTGCCCTCCGACGACTTCCCCAAGGCCCCCGTGTACGTGCAGCAGGCCCCCCTGCCTAAAATGGCCGTCAACTCCTACCGCAAGTACGCCGATTGGGAACAACAGCAACAGCAGCAGCAATAGGGCCCCGGTAGGCTTGGCGTTCCGCTTTTGGTGGCCGCTTCGAAGTGCCGGCACGGAAGTTCTACTGGGTTTGTTCAAAAGCCGCCATCTTTGAGCTATGACTATCTCCCCAGCGCCCGAGCTTATTCCTCCCCTGCGGTGGGGGCAGCTCACCTACTACTCTCCGGCGGATATCAAGCGCTGGGGCGTGCAGCACTTTCTTGACGTAGTATCCCCAACCGAGCCGTTGCCCATCCCGGATTTGGGTTTCACGGCCGAAGAGAACGCCCGCATGGACGATTTGCTGCGCGAAGAGCGCACCGCCGCGGTGCGTGGTCTTTGACACGAACGTCGTTATTGCCCACCTGCGCCGGCGACAGTGGCTCCCGTTGCGCGGGGTGCTGCCCTTCGCGGTGGTCGGGGAGTTAGAATCTTTCGCCCTCAAAGCCGATTGGGGCTACCAAAAAGTGGCTTTTTTACGGCAGCTACTCGAACGGCATCCCTTGGTCGGCTTCGTGCCCGAGTTGGCGGGCCTGTACGCCCGGCTCGATGCCTACAGCCAGGGCAAATTGCGGGGCCAGCAGTTGCCGACCGGCATGAGCGCCCGCAACATGGGCAAAAACGACCTCTGGATTGCGGCCACCGCCCTCTATCTGGATTTACCTCTGCACACGACCGACAACGACTTCGACCACTTGCCGCCGCTGGGCCTGCGGCTGGTTAAAGAACCAATCTAACCGCGATGGGAAGGCCCCCTGGTATGTGCAGCCGGGCCCCTAGCCAATCCAAAAGTTATCCACAAAAACAATGTGAATAACTGGATAACCCCCTAAAAACCGGGCCCCGGCGCTGTGCAGCGCCGGGGCCCGGTTGGTTTTCTCCCAAAGCGGCTAGCTTATGGCTGCTTCTGGAACATGATGGGCACGGTGAAGTGTACAGCTTTCGGGGTGCCCCCTTGGCGGCCGGGGGTAAAAGTGGGCAGCTTGGCAATGGCTGTCTTCACAGCCTCGTCGTAGGCAGGCCCTAACCCCTTCACTATTTCCATATCTTCTACTGCACCTGCTTTGGTCACAACGAAGGACACGAACACCCGGCCATCTTTCCGGTCAGCTGCGGCGAGCATTGGGTACTGAACGTTTTTTTGAATGGCTTCCACGATGGCAGTATTACCACCCCCGCCGGGTAATTGCGGCATTTCTTCAACAAACACGTAAACTTGGTCGCCGCTGTTCGTGAACTGTTTGATTGGGTGCGGCGGTATAAGGCCCCTGGTAATGGTGACCACAACCTCACCGGGCTTGTCCATGTTAGAAACATAGATTTGCTGCGTAGTACCCGGCTCAATTTTACCCCCCGTCCGCATCGAATCCAGGTGCTGAGCAACAATTATTTTAGCTTTGATTTCCTGCTTTATGCTCGTACGCTGCGCTTCCGACAGGGCAATTGGCGGCGGCGGCGGCGACGGGGCAACTCCGTTATTGGGCTGTATGTCAGCAGTGCGGCAGGCCACGGCCAATAGGCCCGCCACGGCGGGCAGCGCCAGCCACTGCTTCCAGCGGCGCACGGGGTGGGACGACTTTAACATGGCAATGCGGGTGAGGGTGAGGGAATGGGTGAAGGAGTGCAGCAGGGGCAACGGGGCTTCGGGCAGCGTGATGCGGCGGGTGGCCAGCCGGGCCAGCAACGTGGCGTAGGCCGTGGGTCCGGGCCGGGGCCCCGGGGCGGCGGCGGCGGTTTCGGCCAGGGCGGCGCGGTCGGCCAGCAGCTCATGGGTGAGGGCCAGGGCCCGCAGCAGCGGGTAGATGAAGGGGTTGAACCAGAGCACGGCCCGCCAGCTTTCCAGCCAGAGCACGTCGTAGGTGTGGCCCTGGCTCACGTGGGCCGCCTCGTGGGCCAGCACCTGCGCGGCATCGGCGGGCGCCAGGGCGGCCGTATCGTCCCAAAATATAGTGCGGCCGAACGAGCTGGTGGGCAGCCGGCCGCCGGTGTTGGCCAGCGCGTAGCCGGGCCCAACGGTGCGGGCCAGGCCGCGCGTGGCCCGGTGCAGCTGCCCCAGCCGCCACGCCAAGCGGCCCAGGCCCACCGCCACGCCGGCCACGTACAGCCAGACCAGCGGCGAAACTCCGGCCCATTCGGCCGCCCAGCCGCTGGCTTGCACGTGCAGCGTGGGCAGCACAAACGACGGCCCGGGGCCCCCGCCGGCCAGCCCCGGGGCCCCCGGAGCCGCAGCGCCGGTCAGCCACCCCAGTGCCGGGCGCGGCAGCAGCGGCAGCCCCGCCGCCACCAGCGGCGCCAGCAGCAGGAACACGCGGTTGTAGCCGAAGCAGCGCTCGGCGCGCAGCGCCAGCCGGTACACGGCCCAGGCAGCGCCCAGCCCCAGCACGGAGCCCAGCATCCAGGTCAGCAAGTCGTTCATGGTTGCGGGGCGTGGGGGGTGGAAGCTAAGTCGGTGCCGGCGGGCGCGTCGCCATCGCCGGGGCCCCCGGCCTGGGCCTGGCGGAGCAGCGCGTCGAGGGCGGCGGCGTCGAGGTTTTCCTCCTGGGCAAAAAAGGAGAGCAGCCGGCTGAACGAGCCGCCGAAGTGCCCGCCCAGCAGCTTGCGCAGCGAAAAGCGGCGGTAGTCGTCCTGCCCCACCAGGGCGTGGTAACGGTGCGTGCGCCCAAAGGCCTCGTAGCCCACGAAGCCCTTCTGCTCCAAAATGCGCACGATGGTGGACACCGTGGTGATGGCCGGTGCCGGGGCCGGCAGGGCACCCTGCACGTCCTTGACGTAGCTGGGGCCCTCGCGCCAGAGGATTTGCATCACCTGCTCTTCAGCGCGGGTAAGTTCGGGAAAGGAGGGACTCATAAGTAGGTGCGGGAGGTTGTGGAACAAATATCAACTAATAATTTAGTTAATTAACTAAATTATTAGTTGATATTTGTAAACCATTGACAATCAAAATTATTTATTTTAAAACATGTTAAAAGATTAGAGGGAAAGTGGTTGAAGAGCCCCGAAACGGCCATGCTCCACTGCGTTCAGCACGACCGTTTCGGGGCTTTTCCTGTCCTCTAAAAAGCCTCATTATAATCGTGGCAACTGGTAGCGTGGACGCTGCAAGCCCGCGCGCGGGGCCCTAACCAGTAGCTCAACCGCGCGGACTCGCAGCGTCCACGCTACCGGGGGCGCCCCTTCTACCTTTGCCAGCGCTCATCCCGGCGCTCCTGCTTAGCCACTTGCCCATGCCCGTCCCCACCCCGTTTGCCTACAACCAGCTGTTTGCTTTCACCGAAAGCGTATTCCAGGCCATCGGCTGCCCCGAAGCCGACGCCACGCTGGCCACCGAAACCCTGCTAGCCGCCGATTTGCGGGGCGTCGATTCGCACGGCGTGGCCCGGCTGGTGGGCTACGTGCGCCTCTGGGAAGCCGGCCGCATCAACGCCGCGCCCCGGGTGGCCGTGACCTACGAAACGCCCAGCACGGCCGTGGTGGACGGCGACGGCGGCCTGGGCCTGGTGGTGGGGCCCCGGGCCATGCGCGTGGCCATCGAGAAGGCCCAGCAAGTAGGCACCGGCTGGGTGTCGGTGAAGAACTCCAACCACTTCGGAATAGCAGGCTACCACGCCATGCTGGCCCTGGCCCACGACATGATTGGGGTAGCCATGACCAACGCCTCGCCCCTGGTGGCCCCCACCTATTCGCTCGATAGGCTGCTGGGCACCAATCCCATTGCCGTGGCCGTGCCCGCCGGCGAGCAGCCCGATTTTGTGCTCGACATGGCCACCACCACCGCCGCCAACGGCAAGCTCGAAATTGCCCAGCGCAAGGGCCTGCCCCTGCCCGAAGGCTGGGCCCAAACCGCCGACGGCCGCCCCAGCACCGACGCCAACGCCGTGAAGGACGGCGGGGCCCTGCTGCCGCTGGGCGGCGCAACCGGCTCGCACAAGGGCTACGGCCTGGGCGCGGTGGTTGATATTTTCTCGGCCGTGCTCAGCGGGGCCAACTACGGGCCCTGGGTGCCACCGTTCGTGGCCTTCCTCCAGCCCTCGGCCAACCCCGTGGGCCAAGGCCTGGGCCACTTCTTCGGGGCCCTGCGGGTGGATGCCTTTCGGCCCGCAGACGAATTCAAAGCCCACATGGACAATTGGATAACCACCTTCCGCCAGGCCCACGCTGTGGAGGGCAAGCAGGTCCTCATCCCCGGCGACCCCGAGCGCGACACCGCCGCCCACCGCCTGCTCGACGGCATTCCGCTGCTCGATGCCGTGGTGAAAGACTTGGAGGGCGTGGGCGCCAAGTTCGGTGTGAAGTTGTAGGGCCCCTAAAAAGCAAAAAGGCCTTGCGCACGGTGCGCAAGGCCTTTTTATATATCATTTGTGTTGATTACGACACCGGCCGGACCGCTTCCGTCAGCGCTTGCACGGCTACGTTTTGGTCCAGGAATTTGGAGCTGTAGCCGGCGTCCGACCGGTTGATGAACAGGCAGGTGCCGCCGTTCACGGCGTCGATGATCTGCGCGTACTGGTCCATCGGCAGGGCGGGGCAGCCGAGGCTGCGGCCCAGGCGGCCGTTCTCGCGGATGAACTCTTCGCTCACGTACTCAGCACCGTGCATCACCACCGAGCGGGTGGCGGCGTTGGTGTTGTAGCCCTCGTCGAGGCCCTGGAGGCGCAGCGAGTGGCCGTGCTTGCCCTGATACTCGCTGCCCGTCACGTAGAAGCCGAGGCTACTCATGTTGCTGGCGTCGGTGTTCGAGAAGTTGGTGGCCTCGTTCTCGCCCGAGTTGTGGCCGTGGGCCACCAGGGTGTGGAAAATGATTTGCTGGCTGGCCAGGTTCACCACCCACAGGCGTTTTTCGGTGCTGGGCAAGTCGAAGTCGACTACCGTCAGCAACTGCTTATCGCCGGCCAAGCGGCCGCCCTGCTTGAGGTTGAGGTAGCCGGTCATGGCCTTCTCAAACACCTCGAACTTCAGGCCCTGGGCCTGGGCCCCTAGGGCGTCGTAGGTCTCGTGCAGCTTCAGGTTGAACAGCAAGGCCTTGGTGGGGGCCACGCGGGCGACCTGGTGCGTGCCCGCGGCGGTGCCGGCCAGCGAACGGCTCACCGGCCCCGCTACGGGCGTGGCCAGGAACAGCGCGGCCAAGAAGGGCAGCACGCGCCGCACGGCGCGCTTGGTGCGCCGGTAGCGGCGCTGGCGCAGGACAACGCTAACATGATGCTTTTCCATAGACGAATGCAATCTATTGAGTAACAAGGGCGAATCAGTAAACAAAGTAGCCAATAATGACTGATTAATACTGAGGCACTAAACCATATACGCAAAAACAGCGGCGATGGAGCAAGAAACAACCTTAATTTTAGCCAAAACATTCCCGGTAAATTCCAGGGCCGGGGCCCTAACCCCAGCCGTGGGCCAGAAACCGGCGGGTGGCCACGGGCCCGTCGAGCCAGCGCGAGTGCAGGCCCGGGCCGCTGAGCAGCAGCGTAGTACCGCCCTGCACCGTGCTGATAATGGCCTTGAATTGCTCGGGCGGCAGGGCCGGGCAGCCGCGGCTGTAGCCCAGGTGGCCGTGCTGGTGCACGTAGGCCGGGCTGGCGTAGTCGGCGGCGTGCAGCACCACGTAGCGGTTGTAGGCGTTGGCGTTTTCGCCCTTGTCCAGCCCCTCCAGGCGGCGCGAGTAGCCGTGAATGCCGTCGTAGCTGCCGGCGGTGCGGTAGAAGCCCAGCGAGGTGCAGGCCGAGGACTCTTTATTGGAGAAGCGGCGGGCGCGCAGGTGGCCCGAGCCTGCGCCGTGGGCCACCAGGCTGCGGTGCAGCACCTTGGCGTTTTTCAGGTCGAGTACCCACAGGCGCTCTTCGGTGTTGGGCAGGTCCATGTCGGCCACGGCCAGCAGGCCGGCGCGGAAGCTGGGGTCGGTGCGGCGCAGGGTGAGGTAGCCCACGCAGGCCTGCTCCAGCACGGCGGGGCGCAGCGCGGCGGCGGCGGGCCCCAGGGCCGTGTGCAGCTGGGCAATGGCCCGGCGCAGGGTGTCGGGCATTTCGGCCACGGCGGGCACGGGCGTGAGCACCAGCGAATCGGGCAGGGCCGCCGGGGCCCCTAGGGGCAGCACCGACGGGGGCCCCGCGGCCGGCGCCGCTTGCAGCGCCACGGCGGCCGGCGGCACCGCCGCCAGGGGCGCGTCGGCGGGCCGCTGGCAGCCGGCCGCGCCCGTGAGCACGGCCAAGGCCGCGCCGGTCACCAAAACGGAAAAGCGCATCATGCCCCGAAACTACGCGCCCGCCGCAAAAAAACCGCTGGTTGAGCTTTAGTTTTTCTTCTTTTTATCCAATGCGCGCCGGTGCGGTAGCGGCCGGTAGCGCGCTTTGAGTGGTTGGGCGCCGTTGTCCAGCAGGGGCCCTGCTGGGGGCGTTAGGCTGTACCGCCAAGCTCTGTGCTGGCACCGCCGGGGCCTTGCCTTAGGGCCCCAAGGCAGCCTATGCAAGGCCCCGGCGGTGCCAGCACAGAGCTTGGCGGTACAGGCAAAGCGTACTCCAATGTAAACCCCAGCCCTGGTCGGGCCGTTGGACCGGGGCCCTGGCCGCGGCGCTGGGCGTATTTTTGGGCCCGCCCCGGCCCACGCCGGGCCGCTTCGCTTCCTCGCTCTTATCCGTGCCGCCTCCGCTGCGGCGTTTTGCTCTTATGGCCAAAGTCGCCATCAACCTCGCCACCGGGGCCCTCCAGCAGGAGGAAATCATCGTCGGCATCGACCTCGGCACCACCAACAGCCTGGTGGCCTACGTGCACCCCGAAACCCGCCAGCCGCTGGCCATCAACGACCAGGGGCGCGGCAGCATCGTGCCCTCAGTAGTGCACTTTCCGGCTGATGGGCACGACCCCGTGGTGGGCACCGACGCCAAGGAATACCTACTCACGGACCCGCAGCGCACGATTTACTCGGTGAAGCGGCTGCTGGGCAAAAGCTACCGCGACCTGGGGCTCCACGCCGGGCAGCTGGGCTACAAGGTGATTGACGATAACGCCGAGGGCCTGGTGAAAATCCGCGTCGCCGACCGGTTTTACTCGCCCATCGAGCTGTCGGCCGACATCCTGAAGGAGTTGCGCGCCCGCGCCGAGCACGCCCTTAAAACGCCCGTCAACCGCGCCGTCATCACGGTGCCGGCGTACTTCAACGATTCGCAGCGCCAGGCCACGCGCGACGCCGGCCGCCTCGCGGGCCTGGAGGTGCTGCGCATCGTGAACGAGCCCACCGCCGCGGCCCTGGCCTACGGCATCGGCCTGAGCCCCGACGAGGAAAAAACCGTGGCCGTGTACGACCTCGGCGGCGGCACCTTCGACGTCAGCATTCTGCGCATCCAGCAGGGCATTTTTGAGGTACTGAGCACCAACGGCGACACGTACCTGGGCGGCGACGACTTCGACCGCGCCATTGCCGAGCACTGGCAGGCCACGGCCGGCCTGCCCGCCGCCTTCGCCACCGACCCGCACCTCCAGCAGCAGCTGCGCCTGGCCGCCGAAATGGCCAAGCGCTACCTCAGCCAGCACGACGACTTCACGACCCAGCTCACCGACGCGGCCGGCGCGGTGCTGCCGGTTACGCTCACCAAAGCGCAATTCAACGCCCTGGTGGGGCCCCTGGTGGCGCGCACCATCGCCGCCTGCCGCCAGGCCGTGGCCGATGCGGGGTTAGTTGTCGGTTCGCCGTTGTCAGTTGTTAGTACCAGCGAAAACCAAAACCTAACAACTGACAGCCAACAGCTAGCAACTAAACTAGACGCGGTGCTGCTGGTGGGCGGCTCGACCCGCGTGCCGCTGGTGTTCGACGAGGTGTCGAAATTCTTCGGCCAGCCGGCCAACAGCTCGCTGAACCCCGACGAGGTGGTGGCGCTGGGCGCGGCCATCCAGGCCGACATCCTGGCCGGCAACCGCCGCGATGTGCTGCTGCTCGACGTGACGCCGCTCACGCTGGGCATTGAGACGCTGGGCGGGCTGCTCGACCCGATTATTCCGCGCAACTCGAAGATTCCGACCAAGGCCGGGCGCCAGTACACCACGAGCATCGACGGGCAGGTGAACCTGAAAATCGGCGTGTACCAGGGCGAGCGGGATTTGGTGAGCCAGAACCGCAAGCTGGGCGAGTTCGTGCTGACCGGCATCCCGGCCATGCCCGCCGGCCTGCCCAAGGTGGACGTGAACTTCCTGCTCAACGCCGACGGCATCCTGCAAGTGGAGGCCATCGAGCTGCGCTCGAGCACCCGCCAGCAGGTCGAAATCAAGCCCCAGTACGGCCTCACCGACGAGCAAGTGGAGCAGATGCTAATGGACTCATTGCTGAACGCCAAGGACGACGTGGCCGCCCGCCTCCTAATAGAGGCCCGCACCGCCGCCGAGCAGCTGCTTTACCAGGTCGAGAACTTCACCCGCAAGCACCGCATGCACCTCACCGAAGAGGAGCTGAGCGCCACCGGGGCCCAGGTGCAGCGCGTGCGCGCCGCGCTGGCCGGCACCGAGCGCGACCCCATCCTGAAGAGCATGGATGAGCTGGACGAGCTGACGCGCCCCTACGCCGAGCGGGTGATGAACATCTCCATCCAGCAGGCCATGGCGGGCAAGAAGATTGGGTAGTGGCACGGTTGGCCGGCGGTGTGCTTTCTTGCGGCTTGCTTGCCGCGCCCGCGCGCCGTTTTATTGCTTGCCGCCTGATTATTGACATGATTTCTCCGCGCTTTCGCTCGCTGCTGCTGGGGCTGTTTTATGCTGCCCTGGCTAGTTTGCCGCTGTCCATCAACTGGTTTTCGCCCTGGGGGCACTTTGGGCTGCTGGTGGCCGCCGAACCCCTAATGGTGCTGACGGTGGGCCTGCTGGGCCTGGGCGTGCTGGCCGGGTGGGTGGCCCGGCCGGGCCCCAGCTCCTTGCTCGACAAGCTGGTGGGGCTGCACCTGGGGGCCCTGCTACTGGCCACGGCTTTTTCGAGCGACGTGCGGGTGTCGGCTAAGTACGTGGCCACGGTATTGGTTTTCGTGGGCTTTGGCTACGGGGTGCCGCGGGTGCTGCGCCTGGGCCGCACCGAGTGGCGGCGGGCGGGGGCCGCGCTGGGCGCGGGCACCGGCGCGCTGGCGCTGTACGTGCTGGCGCGCCACGTGCAGCAGGGCATCACGTATCCGCTCTCGTACGCCATCGCGCAGCCATTCCTGCAGCACGGCCACACCAACCTAACGGTGCTGCTGGAGCCCCTGGTGCTGGGGCTGAACCTGGTGCTGCTGTTCAGCCCCCGGGCCCAGGGCCCCCGCGGCCGCCTGCTGGCCACGGCCCTGCTCACCGCCGTGCTGATGGTGGGGGCGTTTTCCTACTCGCGGGCGTCCTACGCGTCGCTGCTGGTGCAGGCGGTGCTGCTGCTGGTGCTGCTGGGCCGGACCGCCGCTGCCCGGCTGTGGCTGCCCTGGGCGGTGGCCGGAGCCCTGACGTTCGGCGCCTGGCAGGGCATCACGTGGCGGCTGGCCCTGCCGGAGGAAGCGGCGGCGGCCGCTGCGCCCGTCATCGACGCTGGCAAGACCCCCACCCTGCTGCACGAACTGAAGTCGGTGAGCGACTTCACGGCTACCAACGAGTCGAACGCCGAGCGCCTCAACCGCTGGAAGTACGGCCTGGTGCTGTACCGGCGCACGCCACTGGTGGGCATCGGGCCCGGCACGTTTCCTGACCGCTACCTCGAATTCGCGCAGGAAGTGCCCGCTAACCGCCGGTACTACACCACCTTTCGCCGCATGAACGTGCACAACCTCTACCTCGGCTGGCTCATCGAGGCCGGGGCCCTGGGGCTGCTGACCGGCCTGCTGGTGCTGGGCTACGCGGTGCTGCGCCAGCTGCGCCGCGTTTTGCACGGCGAGCGGTCGGCGCTGGCCGTGGGCCTGGCCTTGTACTTTGTCTTCTTTCTGTTGCATTCCTTTGCCCAGGATTTCTGGCAGGAGCCACGGGTTATTGTGGTGTTCTGGCTGGCCATTAGCTTGCAGCGCTACG
This genomic stretch from Hymenobacter sp. PAMC 26628 harbors:
- a CDS encoding transglutaminase family protein, encoding MPSYKIKHLTRYAYGAPVTDCTNQLMIYPLADDRLEVKSQEVAVTGSPDVALFTDYFGNQVGVFSLVAPHAELRIESNVAVVTHAIQFPMDEADAPTQWRHLAEVAHEAAFIDFLTVDNPALQAEIREALVGVIDLNDKPLKNALVLSEYVNEHFQYEKGVTSVETPTEEIWRLRAGVCQDFTHLLLFLLRMHGIPARYVSGYVCPKDAGVRGTGATHAWVEAYIPFYGWLGLDSTNNCIVSDGHVRMAIGRHFADCTPVKGTYKGTGAHTLEVSVHIENGHPLPSDDFPKAPVYVQQAPLPKMAVNSYRKYADWEQQQQQQQ
- a CDS encoding PIN domain-containing protein, yielding MVFDTNVVIAHLRRRQWLPLRGVLPFAVVGELESFALKADWGYQKVAFLRQLLERHPLVGFVPELAGLYARLDAYSQGKLRGQQLPTGMSARNMGKNDLWIAATALYLDLPLHTTDNDFDHLPPLGLRLVKEPI
- a CDS encoding TonB family protein, with translation MNDLLTWMLGSVLGLGAAWAVYRLALRAERCFGYNRVFLLLAPLVAAGLPLLPRPALGWLTGAAAPGAPGLAGGGPGPSFVLPTLHVQASGWAAEWAGVSPLVWLYVAGVAVGLGRLAWRLGQLHRATRGLARTVGPGYALANTGGRLPTSSFGRTIFWDDTAALAPADAAQVLAHEAAHVSQGHTYDVLWLESWRAVLWFNPFIYPLLRALALTHELLADRAALAETAAAAPGPRPGPTAYATLLARLATRRITLPEAPLPLLHSFTHSLTLTRIAMLKSSHPVRRWKQWLALPAVAGLLAVACRTADIQPNNGVAPSPPPPPIALSEAQRTSIKQEIKAKIIVAQHLDSMRTGGKIEPGTTQQIYVSNMDKPGEVVVTITRGLIPPHPIKQFTNSGDQVYVFVEEMPQLPGGGGNTAIVEAIQKNVQYPMLAAADRKDGRVFVSFVVTKAGAVEDMEIVKGLGPAYDEAVKTAIAKLPTFTPGRQGGTPKAVHFTVPIMFQKQP
- a CDS encoding BlaI/MecI/CopY family transcriptional regulator, which produces MSPSFPELTRAEEQVMQILWREGPSYVKDVQGALPAPAPAITTVSTIVRILEQKGFVGYEAFGRTHRYHALVGQDDYRRFSLRKLLGGHFGGSFSRLLSFFAQEENLDAAALDALLRQAQAGGPGDGDAPAGTDLASTPHAPQP
- a CDS encoding Ldh family oxidoreductase; this encodes MPVPTPFAYNQLFAFTESVFQAIGCPEADATLATETLLAADLRGVDSHGVARLVGYVRLWEAGRINAAPRVAVTYETPSTAVVDGDGGLGLVVGPRAMRVAIEKAQQVGTGWVSVKNSNHFGIAGYHAMLALAHDMIGVAMTNASPLVAPTYSLDRLLGTNPIAVAVPAGEQPDFVLDMATTTAANGKLEIAQRKGLPLPEGWAQTADGRPSTDANAVKDGGALLPLGGATGSHKGYGLGAVVDIFSAVLSGANYGPWVPPFVAFLQPSANPVGQGLGHFFGALRVDAFRPADEFKAHMDNWITTFRQAHAVEGKQVLIPGDPERDTAAHRLLDGIPLLDAVVKDLEGVGAKFGVKL
- a CDS encoding murein L,D-transpeptidase catalytic domain family protein, whose protein sequence is MEKHHVSVVLRQRRYRRTKRAVRRVLPFLAALFLATPVAGPVSRSLAGTAAGTHQVARVAPTKALLFNLKLHETYDALGAQAQGLKFEVFEKAMTGYLNLKQGGRLAGDKQLLTVVDFDLPSTEKRLWVVNLASQQIIFHTLVAHGHNSGENEATNFSNTDASNMSSLGFYVTGSEYQGKHGHSLRLQGLDEGYNTNAATRSVVMHGAEYVSEEFIRENGRLGRSLGCPALPMDQYAQIIDAVNGGTCLFINRSDAGYSSKFLDQNVAVQALTEAVRPVS
- a CDS encoding murein L,D-transpeptidase catalytic domain family protein gives rise to the protein MMRFSVLVTGAALAVLTGAAGCQRPADAPLAAVPPAAVALQAAPAAGPPSVLPLGAPAALPDSLVLTPVPAVAEMPDTLRRAIAQLHTALGPAAAALRPAVLEQACVGYLTLRRTDPSFRAGLLAVADMDLPNTEERLWVLDLKNAKVLHRSLVAHGAGSGHLRARRFSNKESSACTSLGFYRTAGSYDGIHGYSRRLEGLDKGENANAYNRYVVLHAADYASPAYVHQHGHLGYSRGCPALPPEQFKAIISTVQGGTTLLLSGPGLHSRWLDGPVATRRFLAHGWG
- a CDS encoding Hsp70 family protein; translation: MAKVAINLATGALQQEEIIVGIDLGTTNSLVAYVHPETRQPLAINDQGRGSIVPSVVHFPADGHDPVVGTDAKEYLLTDPQRTIYSVKRLLGKSYRDLGLHAGQLGYKVIDDNAEGLVKIRVADRFYSPIELSADILKELRARAEHALKTPVNRAVITVPAYFNDSQRQATRDAGRLAGLEVLRIVNEPTAAALAYGIGLSPDEEKTVAVYDLGGGTFDVSILRIQQGIFEVLSTNGDTYLGGDDFDRAIAEHWQATAGLPAAFATDPHLQQQLRLAAEMAKRYLSQHDDFTTQLTDAAGAVLPVTLTKAQFNALVGPLVARTIAACRQAVADAGLVVGSPLSVVSTSENQNLTTDSQQLATKLDAVLLVGGSTRVPLVFDEVSKFFGQPANSSLNPDEVVALGAAIQADILAGNRRDVLLLDVTPLTLGIETLGGLLDPIIPRNSKIPTKAGRQYTTSIDGQVNLKIGVYQGERDLVSQNRKLGEFVLTGIPAMPAGLPKVDVNFLLNADGILQVEAIELRSSTRQQVEIKPQYGLTDEQVEQMLMDSLLNAKDDVAARLLIEARTAAEQLLYQVENFTRKHRMHLTEEELSATGAQVQRVRAALAGTERDPILKSMDELDELTRPYAERVMNISIQQAMAGKKIG
- a CDS encoding O-antigen ligase family protein, translated to MISPRFRSLLLGLFYAALASLPLSINWFSPWGHFGLLVAAEPLMVLTVGLLGLGVLAGWVARPGPSSLLDKLVGLHLGALLLATAFSSDVRVSAKYVATVLVFVGFGYGVPRVLRLGRTEWRRAGAALGAGTGALALYVLARHVQQGITYPLSYAIAQPFLQHGHTNLTVLLEPLVLGLNLVLLFSPRAQGPRGRLLATALLTAVLMVGAFSYSRASYASLLVQAVLLLVLLGRTAAARLWLPWAVAGALTFGAWQGITWRLALPEEAAAAAAPVIDAGKTPTLLHELKSVSDFTATNESNAERLNRWKYGLVLYRRTPLVGIGPGTFPDRYLEFAQEVPANRRYYTTFRRMNVHNLYLGWLIEAGALGLLTGLLVLGYAVLRQLRRVLHGERSALAVGLALYFVFFLLHSFAQDFWQEPRVIVVFWLAISLQRYAAQAANDPADSPLLA